A genome region from Engraulis encrasicolus isolate BLACKSEA-1 chromosome 6, IST_EnEncr_1.0, whole genome shotgun sequence includes the following:
- the chst7 gene encoding carbohydrate sulfotransferase 7 has protein sequence MKRRLQKKYIILILGYSVVLLLIPYVLDYRAKSAQVKHGLQQPRCPDLENTIALWNNGDKPGNDALTFRHDNATDTIEDVVNRNHSKTHIYLHATWRTGSSFLGELFNQHPDVFYLYEPMWNMWQALYPGDAGSLQGAVRDMMNSLFRCDFSVLKLYAGSSNISTSFIFGWKTNKVICSEPLCSAYKKHEVGLVQGDVCSKCTAKDIKELERECKKYPVVVIKDVRVLDMGVLVPLMRDPTLNLQIVQLFRDPRAVHNSRLKSKLALVKESIQVLRSKKQTDKYKRLLVPNNRVNRAESYVASAMELICDNWLNDMLLVMNAPPWVKRNYMQIRYEDLVMHPVDELQRLYRFSNLTMSPALEKFVLNMTHGHGYSSDKPFLISSRDAKEAIFAWRERLNVEQINYVESYCNEVMRQLGYHKRNVDKT, from the exons atgaagagaagacTACAGAAAAAATATATTATCCTAATTTTAGGTTATTCCGTTGTTCTCCTTTTAATTCCATATGTATTAGATTACCGGGCTAAATCCGCTCAGGTTAAACATGGACTGCAACAGCCAAGGTGTCCCGATTTGGAAAACACAATTGCATTATGGAATAACGGAGATAAACCGGGTAAcgat gcactcacttttcggcacgacaacgcCACGGACACAATAGAGGACGTTGTCAACAGGAATCATTCAAAAACACATATCTATCTTCATGCAACATGGAGAACAGGCTCTTCATTTTTGGGGGAACTGTTCAACCAGCACCCAGATGTATTCTATTTATACGAGCCGATGTGGAATATGTGGCAAGCGCTCTACCCAGGAGACGCTGGAAGTCTGCAAGGAGCTGTGCGAGATATGATGAACTCGCTTTTTCGTTGTGATTTTTCCGTCTTAAAATTGTATGCTGGCTCCAGCAATATAAGCACATCTTTCATTTTCGGTTGGAAGACCAACAAGGTGATCTGCTCCGAGCCTTTGTGCAGCGCATATAAGAAGCATGAAGTGGGATTAGTTCAAGGAGATGTCTGCAGTAAATGCACAGCGAAGGACATCAAAGAACTGGAAAGAGAGTGTAAAAAGTACCCAGTGGTTGTCATTAAAGACGTGCGGGTCTTGGACATGGGTGTGCTGGTGCCGTTGATGAGAGATCCTACCCTCAACCTTCAAATAGTCCAGTTGTTCAGAGACCCGAGGGCTGTGCACAATTCTCGATTGAAATCAAAATTGGCCCTGGTCAAAGAAAGCATACAAGTTCTTCGAAGCAAGAAGCAAACAGATAAATATAAGCGCTTGCTAGTCCCAAACAACCGGGTAAACCGAGCTGAGAGCTATGTCGCCAGCGCCATGGAGCTGATATGCGACAACTGGCTAAATGACATGTTGCTTGTTATGAACGCACCACCATGGGTGAAAAGGAACTACATGCAAATACGATACGAGGACCTGGTTATGCACCCGGTGGATGAGCTGCAGAGGCTTTATCGCTTCTCCAACCTCACTATGTCTCCAGCTCTGGAGAAATTTGTGCTGAACATGACACATGGACATGGATACTCCTCTGACAAACCGTTCCTCATATCTTCAAGAGACGCTAAAGAGGCAATCTTCGCCTGGCGAGAACGGTTGAATGTTGAACAAATAAACTATGTGGAATCATACTGCAATGAAGTCATGCGCCAGTTGGGATATCATAAACGAAATGTGGACAAAACATAG